In one window of Candidatus Fonsibacter ubiquis DNA:
- the rplM gene encoding 50S ribosomal protein L13 → MTEFIKKKEVKKNWYKIDATNLIVGRLASEITKILRGKKKTSFTPNMDDGDFVIVTNARKIKFTGKKFSKKIYYKHTGFPGGIKETTPNKILEKDPSRIIKLAVKRMLPRGPLGRKQLGNLKVYNDDKHPHETQKAVDFDFKSINKKNSLN, encoded by the coding sequence ATGACTGAATTTATTAAAAAGAAAGAAGTTAAAAAAAATTGGTATAAGATTGATGCAACAAATTTAATTGTTGGCAGATTAGCTTCTGAAATTACAAAGATTTTAAGAGGAAAGAAAAAAACTAGCTTCACTCCAAATATGGATGATGGAGATTTTGTCATAGTTACAAATGCTAGAAAAATAAAATTTACTGGAAAAAAGTTTTCTAAAAAGATTTATTACAAACATACTGGATTTCCAGGTGGAATTAAGGAAACAACGCCAAATAAAATTCTTGAAAAAGACCCGTCTAGAATTATTAAATTAGCAGTTAAGAGAATGTTACCGAGAGGTCCGCTTGGTAGAAAACAACTTGGAAATTTAAAAGTTTATAATGATGATAAACATCCTCATGAAACTCAAAAAGCTGTAGATTTTGATTTTAAATCTATCAACAAAAAAAATTCATTAAATTAA
- the coaD gene encoding pantetheine-phosphate adenylyltransferase: MKRIGLYPGTFDPITFGHIDIIKRAASIVDYLYIGTPLSNKKKTIFSTAERVSLIKKVISSFPENIKKKIKVVSFSGLTTNYCKKISANIIFRGLRVASDFEYEFQLAGMNHKLNKNFETVFLMAEIENQIISSNFVKEIAALKGDLVQFVPNIVIKALKTKFK; this comes from the coding sequence ATGAAAAGAATTGGTTTATATCCTGGCACATTTGATCCAATAACCTTTGGACATATTGATATTATTAAGAGAGCAGCAAGTATTGTTGATTATCTTTATATTGGAACTCCATTAAGTAATAAGAAAAAAACTATTTTTTCAACAGCTGAGAGAGTTTCTTTAATTAAAAAAGTTATCTCTTCATTTCCTGAAAATATTAAGAAGAAAATTAAAGTGGTTTCTTTTTCAGGATTAACTACAAATTATTGTAAAAAAATTTCTGCTAATATTATTTTTAGAGGTTTGCGAGTTGCATCAGACTTCGAATATGAATTTCAATTGGCGGGTATGAATCACAAATTAAATAAAAACTTCGAGACGGTCTTTTTAATGGCAGAGATAGAAAATCAAATTATTTCATCAAATTTCGTTAAAGAAATTGCCGCATTAAAAGGAGATTTGGTGCAATTTGTTCCAAACATTGTTATTAAAGCTCTGAAAACTAAATTTAAATAA
- the glpX gene encoding class II fructose-bisphosphatase — protein sequence MIINNGFVDLFVKTTSEAAYASSLLKGKGDKIAADQAAVDKMRLFLNNIPMKGKIVIGEGEMDEAPMLYINEMVGTGVGEELDIAVDPLEGTNLTAKNLPNAMSVLAVSKKDNLLHAPDTYMEKIAVGKNIKEGVIDLDFGIVKNLKNLADFKNTTPDKLTICLLERERHDHIVKDAIQLGTKIKFISDGDVAGAIYAGIEDFNVDIYLGIGGAPEGVLAAAAIKCLGGQFQARLVLSNDHEVDKAKKMGIKDLKKKYFINDIVKDDVLFCATGVTGGDLLQGIKILDNGFYQSETFVLHHGSKLNKKIINKFKI from the coding sequence ATGATCATCAACAATGGATTTGTAGATTTATTTGTAAAAACTACTAGCGAAGCTGCTTACGCATCATCATTATTAAAAGGTAAAGGAGATAAAATTGCAGCCGATCAGGCGGCCGTGGATAAGATGAGATTATTTCTCAATAATATTCCCATGAAAGGAAAGATTGTCATAGGCGAAGGTGAGATGGATGAGGCGCCCATGCTTTACATAAATGAAATGGTAGGAACGGGTGTCGGAGAAGAATTAGATATAGCCGTTGATCCGTTAGAAGGAACAAATTTAACTGCAAAAAACTTACCAAATGCAATGTCAGTTCTTGCAGTATCTAAAAAAGATAATCTATTGCATGCTCCAGATACTTATATGGAGAAAATTGCTGTTGGAAAAAATATTAAAGAGGGTGTTATCGATCTTGATTTTGGAATAGTAAAGAATTTGAAAAATTTAGCTGATTTTAAAAATACAACGCCCGATAAATTAACAATATGTCTTTTAGAAAGAGAAAGACATGATCACATAGTCAAAGATGCTATACAACTTGGCACTAAAATAAAATTTATTTCAGATGGTGATGTAGCGGGTGCTATTTATGCAGGCATTGAAGATTTTAATGTGGATATATATTTAGGAATCGGTGGAGCTCCTGAAGGTGTACTTGCTGCAGCAGCAATTAAATGTTTGGGAGGTCAATTTCAGGCAAGATTAGTTTTAAGTAATGATCATGAAGTCGATAAAGCAAAAAAAATGGGAATTAAAGATTTAAAAAAGAAATATTTTATTAACGACATTGTAAAAGATGATGTTTTGTTTTGTGCTACGGGCGTAACAGGTGGAGATTTACTTCAAGGAATTAAAATTTTAGATAATGGTTTTTATCAATCAGAAACCTTTGTTTTGCACCATGGATCTAAGCTTAATAAAAAAATTATTAATAAATTTAAAATATGA
- the rpsI gene encoding 30S ribosomal protein S9 → MVQSLAVSDNRFYATGKRKSSIARVWLKVGSGNILVNGKKYNEYFKRPVLQLSIEKPFNVVNKNNSYDVMCTVKGGGLTGQAGAVSLGISKALFVLDGTLRKTLKKEKLLTRDSRKVERKKYGQKKARRRFQFSKR, encoded by the coding sequence ATGGTTCAAAGTTTAGCTGTTTCAGACAATAGATTTTACGCAACTGGAAAAAGAAAAAGTTCGATAGCTAGAGTTTGGCTTAAGGTTGGATCTGGAAATATTTTAGTAAATGGAAAAAAATACAATGAATATTTTAAACGCCCTGTTCTACAACTTAGCATTGAGAAGCCATTTAATGTTGTAAATAAAAATAATAGTTATGATGTTATGTGCACTGTTAAAGGCGGTGGTTTAACCGGACAAGCGGGCGCTGTGTCTTTAGGGATATCCAAAGCTTTATTTGTATTAGACGGAACATTAAGAAAAACATTAAAAAAAGAAAAATTATTAACGAGAGATTCAAGAAAAGTTGAAAGAAAAAAATACGGACAGAAAAAAGCTAGAAGAAGATTTCAGTTTTCTAAACGATAA
- a CDS encoding glutathione peroxidase translates to MKKNIFYFIIISMFFFSKNINANDKRTLHEFSFTDVDGKKYLLSQHKDKVVLLVNVASQCGFTKQYTDLQTLWDKYKSKNFVVIGVPSNDFGNQEPGSNAEIKNFCETNFNINFPIMEKVSVKGKNAHPVYLWAKESYGSAAEPKWNFHKILIDKKGQINDTFISTTNPQSEKVVKKIEELISN, encoded by the coding sequence ATGAAAAAAAATATTTTTTATTTTATTATAATTAGCATGTTTTTCTTTAGCAAAAATATCAACGCCAATGACAAACGAACATTGCATGAATTTAGTTTTACTGATGTTGATGGTAAAAAATATTTATTATCACAACACAAGGATAAGGTGGTTTTACTAGTCAATGTTGCAAGTCAATGTGGCTTTACTAAACAATACACCGATCTACAAACTTTGTGGGATAAATATAAAAGCAAAAATTTTGTAGTTATTGGTGTACCATCCAATGATTTTGGTAATCAAGAACCAGGTTCAAATGCTGAAATAAAAAATTTCTGTGAGACTAATTTTAATATTAATTTTCCAATTATGGAAAAAGTGTCTGTTAAAGGTAAAAATGCACACCCTGTATATTTATGGGCTAAAGAAAGTTATGGAAGTGCAGCAGAGCCTAAATGGAATTTTCATAAGATATTGATTGATAAAAAGGGACAAATTAATGACACTTTTATCTCCACAACTAATCCGCAAAGTGAAAAAGTTGTTAAGAAAATTGAAGAATTAATTAGTAATTAA
- a CDS encoding peptidylprolyl isomerase gives MFKKLIFVLTLFLFSFSSNIQSKERSTMIMKLKFGEVKIELFDDVAPNHAKRIKTLADSGKYDGVAFHRVIDGFMAQTGDVKFGNTKLDFNAQMVGTGGSEFPDLKAEFNNIPHQRGVLSMARSQSPDSANSQFFICFDSHPHLDRNYTAFGRVVSGMEFVDKIKKGAPGSGVVENPDIIISLRSAK, from the coding sequence ATGTTTAAAAAATTAATTTTCGTTTTAACTTTATTTCTATTTTCCTTTTCAAGTAATATTCAATCTAAAGAAAGATCTACTATGATAATGAAATTAAAGTTTGGTGAAGTTAAAATTGAACTTTTTGATGATGTAGCTCCTAATCATGCAAAAAGAATTAAAACATTAGCTGATTCTGGAAAATATGATGGTGTTGCTTTTCATCGAGTCATCGATGGTTTTATGGCACAAACTGGAGATGTAAAATTTGGTAATACAAAATTAGATTTTAATGCACAAATGGTTGGTACAGGTGGTTCTGAGTTTCCAGATTTAAAAGCAGAATTTAATAATATTCCTCATCAACGAGGAGTTTTATCCATGGCAAGATCACAAAGTCCTGATAGCGCGAATAGTCAATTTTTTATCTGTTTTGACTCTCATCCGCATTTAGATCGAAACTATACTGCTTTTGGTAGAGTAGTCAGTGGGATGGAATTTGTTGATAAAATTAAAAAGGGCGCTCCAGGTTCGGGCGTTGTTGAAAATCCTGATATAATTATAAGTCTAAGATCAGCAAAATAA
- a CDS encoding homoserine dehydrogenase, with translation MNLRDNYNIAIVGLGNVGSEVYKHLVKNKRSIEINTNSTFQIKYISAKTIGKKRSFSIPKKMWVKNPLALVKKDDVDIIIELIGGSEGVAKKLVFAALKNNKHVITANKALIFKHGNELAKIAEKNSVNLLFEASVGGGIPIIKSIKESLVGNKLFHIYGILNGTTNFILTEIERTKKSFKEILSTAQKLGYAETNPKLDLNGDDAKSKIAILSALCFKNKIINKSFLTEGIERIDLEDVEYAHQFKYKIKLLGISEIIDNKIKQRVHPCLISKDSDLAKINGANNAIMVEGNPVGKIVYQGLGAGKGPTTSSIISDLNSILKGNVTLPFGFNYSDAKEFKMFDFDNHVCKFYLRLVVKDKPGVLSKITSILSKHKISIQSVLQEPLDNPKNANLVIITHSAREKDMRFTLNKISKEKFMAKKITMIRIRNEKKL, from the coding sequence ATGAATTTAAGAGATAATTATAATATTGCAATTGTTGGACTCGGAAATGTTGGTTCTGAAGTTTACAAGCATTTAGTTAAGAACAAACGCTCTATTGAAATCAATACAAATTCTACTTTTCAAATAAAATATATATCCGCTAAAACGATTGGTAAAAAAAGAAGTTTTAGCATTCCAAAGAAAATGTGGGTTAAGAACCCCTTAGCTTTAGTTAAAAAAGATGATGTTGATATAATTATTGAATTAATAGGTGGTTCAGAGGGAGTTGCAAAAAAGTTAGTATTTGCGGCTTTAAAAAATAACAAACACGTAATTACAGCAAACAAAGCTTTAATATTTAAGCATGGTAATGAACTTGCAAAAATTGCCGAAAAAAATTCTGTCAATCTTCTATTTGAAGCTTCCGTTGGTGGGGGAATACCTATTATCAAATCAATAAAAGAGAGTTTAGTTGGAAATAAATTATTCCATATTTATGGAATATTAAATGGGACAACAAATTTTATTTTAACTGAAATAGAAAGAACTAAAAAAAGTTTTAAAGAAATTTTATCGACTGCTCAAAAACTTGGATATGCAGAAACTAATCCAAAACTCGATCTTAATGGGGACGATGCTAAATCAAAAATAGCAATATTAAGTGCGCTTTGTTTTAAAAATAAAATAATTAATAAAAGCTTTTTAACTGAAGGAATTGAACGAATTGATCTCGAAGATGTCGAGTATGCACATCAGTTTAAATATAAGATTAAGCTACTTGGTATTTCTGAGATAATTGATAATAAAATCAAACAAAGAGTTCATCCTTGTTTAATTTCAAAAGATTCTGATCTTGCTAAGATTAATGGAGCAAATAATGCAATTATGGTTGAAGGAAATCCAGTTGGAAAAATAGTCTATCAAGGACTTGGTGCTGGAAAAGGTCCAACAACTTCATCAATTATTTCAGATTTAAATTCAATTCTAAAAGGGAATGTAACTTTGCCTTTTGGATTTAATTACTCTGATGCAAAAGAATTTAAAATGTTCGACTTTGATAATCATGTTTGTAAATTTTATTTAAGATTAGTCGTTAAGGATAAGCCAGGAGTATTATCTAAAATTACATCTATCTTATCTAAACATAAGATTTCAATTCAAAGTGTTTTACAAGAACCTTTAGATAATCCTAAAAATGCCAATTTAGTTATTATAACTCATAGTGCCAGAGAAAAAGATATGAGATTTACTTTAAATAAAATTTCTAAAGAAAAATTTATGGCTAAAAAAATTACAATGATCAGAATAAGAAATGAAAAAAAATTATGA
- a CDS encoding COX15/CtaA family protein has translation MANTINLNRKNTYITIWLYLSLFLVFLLIFIGGLTRLTESGLSITSWELFSGILPPLNEKQWQNYFSLYKQIPQYKEINLGMSMAEFKYIFWWEYIHRLLARLAALAFVLPFIYFLVKKFFSFKQIVLYSIISLLFFFQGFLGWYMVKSGLVTNTDVSHFRLSTHLLGGQIILALIFYSILFRNVNKIYLNFYSYLVLSFLIIVFFQIVIGAFVSGLDAAKLYQTWPLMNGYFVPEDVFIKEFLNSESYSSASHVQFLHRVVAYFTAFIFVFIFYLLLKNKIVNSKYLLIVLFAITFQILLGIFVLISGYKIYLASLHQLGSIFLVFSIIYLFYQVSISQK, from the coding sequence ATGGCAAACACAATTAATCTAAATAGAAAAAATACTTATATTACTATTTGGTTGTATTTATCTTTATTTCTAGTTTTTTTATTAATTTTTATTGGTGGTCTCACTCGTTTAACAGAATCTGGTCTTTCTATTACTAGTTGGGAATTATTTAGTGGAATTTTACCACCGCTCAATGAGAAACAATGGCAAAACTATTTTTCACTTTATAAACAGATACCACAATACAAAGAAATTAATTTAGGAATGTCTATGGCTGAATTTAAATATATTTTTTGGTGGGAATATATTCATCGATTATTAGCAAGGTTAGCTGCTTTAGCATTTGTTTTGCCGTTTATATATTTCCTTGTAAAAAAATTTTTTAGTTTTAAGCAAATAGTTCTTTATTCAATAATTTCTTTGTTATTTTTTTTTCAAGGGTTTTTAGGATGGTATATGGTGAAAAGCGGATTAGTTACAAATACCGATGTTAGCCATTTTAGATTATCGACTCATTTGTTGGGGGGTCAAATCATATTGGCATTAATATTTTACTCAATTTTATTTAGGAATGTTAATAAGATTTATTTGAATTTTTATTCTTATTTAGTTTTATCTTTTTTAATAATTGTTTTTTTTCAGATTGTAATTGGAGCTTTTGTTTCAGGTCTAGATGCTGCAAAATTATATCAAACCTGGCCCTTAATGAATGGATACTTTGTTCCTGAAGATGTTTTTATTAAAGAATTTTTAAATTCAGAATCTTATTCTAGCGCTTCTCATGTACAATTTTTGCACAGGGTTGTTGCATATTTTACAGCTTTTATTTTTGTTTTTATTTTTTATCTATTACTTAAAAATAAAATTGTTAATTCTAAATATTTATTGATCGTATTATTTGCTATAACTTTTCAAATACTTCTTGGTATTTTTGTTTTGATAAGCGGTTATAAAATTTATTTAGCAAGTCTTCATCAGTTGGGTTCGATTTTTTTAGTTTTTTCGATAATTTATCTGTTTTACCAAGTATCAATCTCTCAAAAATAA
- a CDS encoding iron-sulfur cluster assembly scaffold protein — translation MNTLLLKHTGDLKNYGMLKNFTHKCIYKNHTCGDKVILYLKINKQIIKKISYKTESCLICQASCSIFSDCVKNKNLIAVKNFTKLFINSIFKKKINLLGKWKKFSFLLNKNYFARKGCILVPFNALIKIR, via the coding sequence ATGAATACATTGCTACTTAAACATACTGGAGATTTAAAAAATTATGGAATGCTTAAAAATTTTACACACAAATGTATTTATAAAAATCATACGTGTGGTGATAAAGTAATATTATATCTTAAAATTAATAAGCAAATTATTAAGAAAATATCATACAAAACTGAATCTTGTTTAATATGCCAAGCTTCATGCAGTATTTTTTCTGATTGTGTAAAAAATAAAAATCTAATAGCGGTTAAAAATTTTACTAAATTATTTATTAATTCTATTTTTAAGAAAAAAATAAATTTATTAGGAAAATGGAAAAAATTTAGTTTCCTTTTAAATAAAAATTATTTTGCAAGAAAAGGCTGTATATTAGTGCCTTTTAATGCTTTAATAAAAATAAGATAA
- the argC gene encoding N-acetyl-gamma-glutamyl-phosphate reductase — MSDKYNVLINGASGFVGLELIKLLSNHKFINLKYLCSRGSIGKSINSFLKNKIKKKLPLISDINKADFNDVDIIFSALPHGEAQLLSNNISPHHILIDLSADFRFSDTKVYEKWYGLKHYAVSNQKFAVYGLSEFAKRDIEKSNIISCPGCYPTSVQLPLIPLLLNKIIKTSKIIIDSKSGYSGAGKKTADKKLYPNINKNIAVYGVGNHRHMPEIDQGLKLFAKVKGNLKIEFTPHLIPTFRGILTTIYADLNKNMSVKKIHQYLSKFYKNNNFVKILPYGKFVNTNNVNNTNNCNINIFSGRYKNQLIIVSSIDNLIKGAAGQAVQNMNIRLGLKETLGLE, encoded by the coding sequence ATGTCTGACAAATATAACGTTTTAATTAATGGAGCTTCGGGTTTTGTTGGTTTGGAACTTATTAAATTATTAAGTAATCACAAATTTATAAATCTCAAATATTTATGCTCAAGAGGATCCATTGGAAAATCTATTAATTCGTTTTTAAAAAATAAAATTAAAAAAAAATTACCGCTCATATCTGATATTAACAAAGCGGATTTTAATGATGTTGATATAATTTTCTCAGCTTTGCCCCATGGTGAAGCACAATTACTATCCAATAATATTTCTCCACATCATATTTTAATAGATCTATCAGCTGATTTTAGATTTTCAGACACTAAAGTTTACGAAAAATGGTACGGACTGAAACATTATGCGGTCAGTAATCAAAAATTCGCAGTTTATGGACTTTCTGAGTTTGCAAAAAGAGACATTGAAAAAAGTAATATAATCTCTTGTCCTGGATGTTATCCAACATCAGTTCAGTTACCGCTTATTCCTTTACTGTTAAATAAAATAATTAAAACTTCAAAAATCATTATTGATTCTAAGTCAGGTTATTCGGGTGCTGGAAAAAAAACTGCTGATAAAAAACTTTACCCAAACATTAATAAAAATATTGCTGTTTACGGAGTTGGCAATCATAGACATATGCCTGAAATTGACCAGGGGTTAAAATTGTTTGCTAAAGTAAAAGGAAATTTAAAGATTGAATTTACTCCTCATTTAATTCCAACTTTTAGAGGAATATTAACTACAATATATGCTGATCTTAACAAGAATATGAGTGTAAAAAAAATTCATCAATATTTAAGTAAATTTTATAAAAATAATAATTTTGTAAAAATTTTACCTTATGGAAAGTTTGTAAATACGAATAATGTTAATAATACTAATAATTGTAATATAAATATTTTTTCAGGAAGATATAAAAATCAATTAATTATTGTAAGCTCCATTGATAATCTGATTAAGGGTGCAGCAGGGCAGGCAGTTCAAAATATGAATATAAGATTAGGTTTAAAAGAAACTTTAGGTTTAGAATAA
- a CDS encoding fumarylacetoacetate hydrolase family protein, translating to MKLLRVGNLGAEKPAILDNGIIRDLSSVIKDIDRTTIGDDLINTIKKLDISKLPQLNNNFRIGASVSNPSNFLGIGLNFLDHALEQNLELPKEPIIFSKATSSICGPNDDLIIPKNSEKTDWEVEIAFVIGKKGKNISLAEAESYIFGYCLVCDFSEREWQKKRSGQWVKGKSSETFGPVGPYIVTKDEIKDVYNLNMSLDVNGKRMQTGNTSKMIHKMNFLTSYASEFMTLLPGDIITTGTPPGVGDSMKPPKYLKKGEVVTLSIDQLGSQKHSVV from the coding sequence ATGAAACTTTTAAGAGTTGGTAATTTAGGAGCTGAAAAGCCAGCAATACTTGATAACGGTATCATAAGAGATTTATCCTCAGTCATTAAAGATATCGATAGAACAACTATAGGGGATGACCTAATCAACACTATTAAGAAATTAGATATTTCTAAACTTCCGCAACTTAATAATAATTTCCGAATAGGAGCGAGCGTTTCTAATCCAAGTAATTTTCTTGGTATTGGCTTAAATTTTCTTGATCATGCATTGGAGCAAAATTTAGAACTTCCCAAAGAGCCTATTATATTCTCAAAAGCAACCTCATCGATATGTGGGCCTAATGATGATTTAATTATTCCAAAAAATTCTGAAAAAACAGATTGGGAAGTAGAAATTGCTTTTGTTATTGGAAAAAAAGGAAAAAATATTTCATTAGCTGAGGCAGAAAGTTATATTTTTGGCTACTGCTTGGTTTGTGATTTTAGTGAAAGAGAATGGCAAAAAAAAAGAAGCGGTCAGTGGGTGAAAGGAAAATCATCAGAAACTTTTGGCCCAGTTGGTCCTTATATAGTCACTAAGGATGAGATTAAGGATGTATATAATTTAAATATGAGTTTAGATGTTAATGGCAAAAGAATGCAAACAGGTAATACCTCTAAAATGATTCATAAGATGAATTTTTTAACATCCTATGCAAGTGAATTTATGACATTATTGCCAGGGGACATCATTACAACAGGAACGCCTCCAGGGGTTGGCGATAGCATGAAGCCTCCAAAATATTTAAAAAAAGGTGAAGTTGTAACTCTAAGTATTGACCAATTAGGTAGTCAAAAGCATTCAGTTGTATAA
- the recJ gene encoding single-stranded-DNA-specific exonuclease RecJ, with translation MKYQSVTGKEWILSNYNENLALEISQKLGIDYFLSKLLSIRKITADNCNSYLNPKIKEFMPNPSVLKDMDLAVDTLIKAIKDNKRICILGDYDVDGASSTAIIVNFLKNIYSNFFIYIPDRQIDGYGPSVSSLKNIIEKKGEFLITVDCGTTSFEALDYANQNNIDVLVIDHHQAEIKLPKCKALVNPNQIDDKSNLGYLCAAGVSFLFIVALNRSLREGKFYNDKNINEPDLYDYLDLVALGTICDVVPLIDLNRAFVYQGIQILKKRKNIGIKTLIDVADIKESPDTYHIGFLLGPRINAGGRIGQSDLGANLLTTQDPKKSYEIATTLDSLNKKRKLIEEDILNEAYLLAEKEKSNEIILVANKFWHEGIIGIIASRIKERFSKPTIVISSTKNIAKGSCRSIFGFDIGLAILAAKQNGIVVKGGGHKMAAGFSIEENKIDDLKNFLISKFKSAKPNFTQNNFIEIDGILSANAVNEKTYEEISKLGPFGSGNSEPKFIVENLSLIKINFENDFLIKVLFKNSSGLYLHGICFKNNKEKVVDYIKNFKNHKFHIAGKLSCNDWNKQRVIEFIIEDISLTH, from the coding sequence ATGAAATACCAGTCGGTAACTGGTAAAGAATGGATTTTATCCAATTACAACGAAAACTTAGCTCTAGAAATCTCTCAAAAGTTAGGAATCGATTATTTTTTATCTAAGCTTTTATCTATAAGAAAAATTACAGCTGATAACTGCAATTCGTATTTAAATCCAAAGATCAAAGAATTTATGCCAAATCCAAGTGTCCTAAAGGACATGGATCTTGCAGTAGATACATTAATTAAAGCTATCAAAGACAATAAAAGAATTTGTATTTTAGGAGACTACGATGTGGATGGTGCATCTTCAACAGCAATTATTGTAAATTTTTTAAAAAATATATACTCAAATTTTTTTATTTATATTCCCGATCGACAAATTGATGGCTACGGTCCATCCGTTAGTTCATTAAAGAATATCATTGAAAAAAAGGGTGAATTTTTAATAACTGTTGATTGCGGTACTACATCCTTTGAAGCTTTAGATTATGCTAATCAAAATAATATTGATGTTTTAGTTATTGATCATCATCAAGCAGAAATTAAACTTCCAAAATGTAAAGCGTTAGTAAACCCAAATCAAATAGATGATAAATCTAATCTTGGTTATTTATGTGCAGCTGGAGTTTCCTTTTTATTTATTGTCGCTTTAAATCGCTCTCTTAGAGAGGGTAAATTTTATAATGATAAAAACATTAACGAACCAGATTTATATGATTATTTAGATTTAGTTGCCTTGGGTACAATTTGTGATGTTGTACCACTGATAGATTTAAACCGAGCCTTTGTTTATCAAGGAATACAAATATTAAAGAAGAGAAAAAATATTGGGATTAAAACTTTAATTGACGTGGCTGACATTAAAGAAAGTCCAGATACTTATCATATCGGTTTTTTATTGGGACCAAGGATAAATGCAGGTGGCAGGATTGGGCAATCTGATCTTGGCGCAAACTTGCTTACCACTCAAGATCCAAAGAAAAGCTACGAAATAGCAACAACCTTAGATTCATTAAATAAAAAAAGAAAATTAATTGAAGAAGATATTTTAAATGAAGCTTATTTATTAGCAGAAAAAGAAAAAAGTAATGAAATAATACTAGTTGCAAATAAATTTTGGCATGAAGGAATAATAGGCATTATTGCGAGCAGAATTAAGGAAAGATTTTCAAAACCAACAATTGTCATTTCTTCTACTAAAAATATTGCAAAAGGCTCTTGCAGATCTATTTTTGGTTTTGATATTGGTCTTGCTATTTTAGCAGCTAAACAAAATGGAATTGTTGTAAAGGGGGGTGGCCATAAAATGGCAGCAGGCTTTAGTATTGAAGAAAATAAAATCGATGATTTAAAAAATTTCTTAATATCTAAATTTAAATCAGCAAAGCCAAATTTTACTCAAAATAACTTTATAGAAATCGATGGTATTCTGTCAGCCAATGCAGTTAATGAAAAAACCTATGAGGAGATAAGTAAATTGGGTCCTTTTGGATCAGGAAATTCTGAGCCTAAATTTATTGTTGAGAATTTATCATTAATTAAAATAAATTTTGAAAATGATTTTTTAATAAAAGTATTATTTAAAAATAGCAGCGGTTTATATCTTCATGGAATTTGTTTTAAAAATAATAAAGAAAAAGTAGTTGATTATATTAAAAATTTTAAAAATCATAAATTTCATATAGCTGGAAAATTAAGTTGTAACGATTGGAATAAACAAAGAGTAATTGAATTTATTATTGAAGATATTTCTTTAACTCACTAG